In Fusobacterium periodonticum ATCC 33693, the sequence ATTATAGGAGTTACAGGAACTAATGGGAAAACTTCATCAACTTATATGATAGAAAAATTGATGGGAGATACTCCTATAACTCGTATAGGAACTATAGAATATAAGATAGGTGATGAAGTATTTGAAGCAGTTAATACAACTCCAGAATCACTTGATTTAATAAAGATTTTTGATAAAACTTTAAAGAAAAAGATTGAATATGTTGTTATGGAAGTAAGTTCTCATTCACTTGAAATAGGTAGAGTAGATGTTTTAGATTTTGACTATGCTCTTTTCACTAATCTAACTCAAGACCATTTAGATTATCATGTGACTATGGAAAATTATTTTCAAGCTAAGAGAAAATTATTCTTAAAACTTAAAGATACTAATAATTCAGTGTTTAATATTGACGATAAATATGGAAAAAAACTATATGATGAATTCATAGAAGATAATCCTGAAATAATTTCTTATGGAATAGATGGAGGAGATTTAGAAGGTGAATACTTAGATGATGGTTATATAGATATTAAATTTAAGGAAAAAGTAGAAAAAGTTAAATTTGCTTTACTAGGAGATTTTAACTTATATAATACTTTAGGTGCAGTTGCCATTGCTGTAAAAATGGGAATTAAATGGGAAGATATTCTAGAAAGAATCTCAAATATAAAGGCTGCTCCAGGAAGATTTGAAGCTTTAAATTGCGGACAAGATTATAAAGTTATAGTTGACTATGCTCATACTCCTGATGCCCTAGTAAACGTTATTGTCGCTGCAAGAAATATTAGAAATGGTAACAGAATAATAACTATCTTTGGTTGTGGTGGAGATAGAGATAGGACTAAAAGACCTATAATGGCTAAGGCTGCTGAAAATTTATCAGATATTGTAATTTTAACTTCAGACAATCCAAGAACTGAAAGTCCTGAACAAATATTTGCTGATGTAAAAACAGGATTTGCAAAAAATGATGATTATTTTTTTGAACCTGATAGAGAAAAAGCAATAAAATTAGCTATTAATATGGCAGAAAAAAATGATATTATACTTATAACAGGAAAAGGTCATGAAACATACCATATAATTGGTACAAAAAAATGGCACTTTGATGATAAGGAAATTGCAAGAAGAGAAATTGTTAGAAGAAGGATGGTAGAAAATGTTAATTAATGATGTAAATAAGGTTAAAGTAGGCAACATAGTATTTGGAGGCAAAAAGAGATTTGTTTTAATTGCAGGGCCTTGTGTTATGGAATCTCAAGAATTGATGGATGAAGTTGCAGGAGGAATAAAAGAAATTTGTGATAGATTAGGAATAGAATATATATTTAAGGCTTCTTTTGATAAAGCAAATCGTTCTTCTATACATTCATATAGAGGACCTGGTTTAGAAGAAGGAATGAAAATGCTTGCTAAAACAAAGGAAAAATTTAATCTTCCTGTTATTACAGATGTTCATGAAGCTTGGCAATGTAAAGAAGTTGCAAAAGTAGCAGATATTTTACAAATTCCTGCATTCTTATGTAGACAAACAGATTTACTTATAGCTGCTGCTGAAACAGGTAAGGCTGTAAATATTAAAAAAGGTCAATTTTTAGCACCTTGGGATATGAAAAACATAGTTGTCAAAATGGAAGAGTCTGGAAACCAAAATATAATGTTATGTGAAAGAGGAAGTACATTTGGATACAATAATATGGTAGTGGATATGAGAAGTTTGCTTGAAATGAGAAAATTTAATTATCCTGTTGTATTTGATGTGACACACTCAGTTCAAAAACCTGGAGGACTAGGAACAGCAACATCTGGAGATAGAGAATATGTCTATCCTCTTTTAAGAGCAGGTCTTGCTATTGGGGTTGATGCAATATTTGCTGAAGTTCATCCTAATCCAACAGAAGCAAAATCTGATGGGCCAAATATGTTATATTTAAAAGATTTAGAAGAAATTTTAAAAACTGCAATAGAAATTGATAAGATAGTTAAAGGTGTATAAGATTAATAAAAAGTAAAAAATAGTTTATTACTAATTTATAAAGATTACTTGCCAGCCTATAATGGTTCTAGAGCTCCACAAAGGCTCTTTCACCATTATAGGACGTCGCAGTAATCTTATAAAAATTTCTTAAAATTTTAATGTAATTCACTTATTTTTTACTTTTTTAGATCTGTTAAATAAGGGATTTTAGCTCTTATTTCAGAGATTTTTTCTAAATCTATTGTAGCCATTAGTAATTCTTCATTTGTGCCACTAGCTTCAATTAAAGTACTTCCATCAGGCTCTACAATCTTTGATTTTCCACAACAGCTATCTCCAACTGCATTACAACCAGCTATAAATAGTAAATTAAATAATGAGTTAGCAGCTAAATCTATATGCCATCTACTTTCAGCAGAGAAACTCCATAAAGAAGGTACAAAAATTATTTCTGCTCCTTTCAGACATTCTATCCTTGCAGGTTCAGGAAACTCTAAATCATAACAAAGTAATATACCTATTTTTCCAAATTTAGTATTCTTTACTACAAATTTATTACCAGCTTTAAATTTAGTTTTTTCTTTTTTCCAAAGATAAACTTTTCTTGCATTAGCAAGAATTTTACCATCATTGTCAATAAAAATACAAGAGTTATAGAAATCTCTTGATTTTTTGGTTGTTCTACTTTCTAGATAACCAACTAAGATATGTATTTGAAAAAGTCTTGCTTTTTCTTGTAATTTTTCAATAAAAGTGTTTTCGAAATCTTCTGGCAGATTTTGAAGTTCATCAGCAGTAATGGTATAACCTATAGTAGCTAGTTCAGGAAAACATATGATATCCACATTTTCTTTAGCTGCCTCTTCTATTTTTTCAAAAATCTTTTTATAGTTTTCCTCTATATTTTTTTGTTTAATTTTAATTTGTGCTAAAGCAATTTTAATTTTTTTCTTTTTCATACACTCCATTTCCTTTAAACTTAGAAATTTTCTATATTTTAATATTTATTACTAAAAAAGTCAAAATTTTTACCAAATTTTAACAATCCTATGCTATAATAAAACATATTAATCATGGAGAGGGTTAATGGTGAAAACTCACACTGTAATAAAGATGTAAATAATTATAGGGAGGAAAAATGATAAGAAAAATATTAATGGGACTGATGTTTGTACTTGCTTTCACAGCTTGTCAATCATTAGATTATGTTAAGGAAAAAAATGAAACAATTCAATTAATAGTAAAAGGTAATGATAATAATGTTTATATGTTAGGAAATAATTATGATTATCAATTTTCTGGGAAAGATGCAGATAGATTATTAAGATTAAGTAACTTTCCAAAAGAATTAAACTTTTCAAGAGAACAATTAAAAAATGCTTCAGTGAATATTCATGTTGATGCAAGAAATGGAAGTGTTGGACTTGATTTCGGAAGTAGAATCACAATTAGTAAAAAATCTGGGAATAATGTTAACTATGAAAAAGAACAAAAAGTTTTTTATGAAAATTTAAAAAATGAACTTAATAGAAGAAAAGTTAGATATAAAATTGAAGAAAATTCTGGAGAATGGGTAATTGTTCTTTTAGATGTTCCTTATTTTGAAGGAAAAGTTGTAAAATTACAAAATCGTAATGAATTTTTAGAAAAAGGTAAAGGACAATATATAAATGTACCATCTAAATTATATTTAACTGATCCACCTAGTCAAGCAACAGAAGGTGCAGTTGGTGGACTTATGGGAGTAGTAGCAGTACCAGTTATGGCAGTATTAGCTATACCAGCACTTGTTGTATTACCATTTCTTGTACCTTTCATGAAAATTGGAAATACGCCATAATAATGTTAAAATAGAGTTATTCACAAAAAATCTATTAGAAAAAGTCAGTACTTTGTATTGGCTTTTTTGTATATTGGGTATATAATAGTTAAAATTAGAAAGATTGGAGGTAAAAAATGAATGAAGTTTTAAGAGCAATTAAAGAAAGAAGAAGTATTAGAAAATATAAAAGTGATATGTTACCAAAAGAAATTATTGACCAAGTTATTGAAAGTGGACTTTATGCAGCAAGTGGGAAAGGGCAACAATCTCCTATTATTATTTCAGTAACAAATAAAGAACTTCGTGATAAATTATCAAGAATGAATTGCGAAATTGGAGGATGGAAAGAAGGTTTCGATCCATTTTTTAATGCACCTGTTGTATTGGTAGTTTTAGCTCCAAAAGATTGGGCAAATAAGACATATGATGGAAGTCTTGTTATGGGAAATATGATGTTAGCTGCTCATGCTCTAAATATAGGAAGTTGTTGGATAAATAGAGCAAGACAAGAATTTGAAACTGAAGAAGGGAAAGAAATTCTAAAATCTCTTGGAATTGAAGGAGAATACGAAGGGATAGGACATTGTATTTTAGGATATATAGATGGGGAAAATCCAAGTGTTCCAGCAAGAAAAGCAAATCGTGTTTACTATGTTGATTAAGGAGAAAAGAAATTATGAATAATCAATTAGAACAAAATAAGTTAAATGCTATAGCATTTTATAAAACTATGTTTGATGGAGATCCTGAAAAAGCAATAGAATTATATGTTGGGGATGAGTATAGACAACACAATCCTGTAGTTGCAGACGGGAAAGCTGGTATAATTGAATATTTTACTAGAATGAAAAAAGAATATCCAATAAAAGAAGTTAGATTTGTTCGTGCAATAGCACAAGGGGATTTAGTTGCTTTACATACTCATCAAATTTGGGGAGAGCCTTATAATAAGGAATATATTACTATGGATTTTTTTCGTTTTGATGAAAATAATAAAATTGTTGAGCATTGGGATTCTATACAAGAAGTGGTAAAAGAAACAAAATCTGGAAGAACAATGTATTAAGTTATAAAAATAAAGGTTGTTTGTCAAATAGTGTTGATAAAAAAGTTTAGACTATGACCTGATAGAATTAAGAGAATTTTTAAGAATTAAAAACTTAAGAATTCTCTTTTTTTTATTAAAACTAAATCACATTATTGTATTAATTACATTAAAAAATTAAGCGCTAATTGGGATAATACCTACTTGAACCAATACACGCTTTTTAAAATTACTAAAATTTGAATATCCAAATGCTGTTCTNNNNNNNNNNNNNNNNNNNNNNNNNNNNNNNNNNNNNNNNNNNNNNNNNNNNNNNNNNNNNNNNNNNNNNNNNNNNNNNNNNNNNNNNNNNNNNNNNNNNNNNNNNNNNNNNNNNNNNNNNNNNNNNNNNNNNNNNNNNNNNNNNNNNNNNNNNNNNNNNNNNNNNNNNNNNNNNNNNNNNNNNNNNNNNNNNNNNNNNNNNNNNNNNNNNNNNNNNNNNNNNNNNNNNNNNNNNNNNNNNNNNNNNNNNNNNNNNNNNNNNNNNNNNNNNNNNNNNNNNNNNNNNNNNNNNNNNNNNNNNNNNNNNNNNNNNNNNNNNNNNNNNNNNNNNNNNNNNNNNNNNNNNNNNNNNNNNNNNNNNNNNNNNNNNNNNNNNNNNNNNNNNNNNNNNNNNNNNNNNNNNNNNNNNNNNNNNNNNNNNNNNNNNNNNNNNNNNNNNNNNNNNNNNNNNNNNNNNNNNNNNNNNNNNNNNNNNNNNNNNNNNNNNNNNNNNNNNNNNNNNNNNNNNNNNNNNNNNNNNNNNNNNNNNNNNNNNNNNNNNNNNNNNNNNNNNNNNNNNNNNNNNNNNNNNNNNNNNNNNNNNNNNNNNNNNNNNNNNNNNNNNNNNNNNNNNNNNNNNNNNNNNNNNNNNNNNNNNNNNNNNNNNNNNNNNNNNNNNNNNNNNNNNNNNNNNNNNNNNNNNNNNNNNNNNNNNNNNNNNNNNNNNNNNNNNNNNNNNNNNNNNNNNNNNNNNNNNNNNNNNNNNCTAGATGATTCCCTTTTTTAATAACTTGGTAATATTCTTCTTCTGGAAAAAGAAATATTATTATCTTGAATATTTAAGATAGTTTTGATAAAATTAGATAGAGACAATGAAATCACTTCCTTTTTGAGTTATTTTTGGCGATTTAATTTTAACAGGAAAATTTTGTTGTCTCAACTTTTTTTTATTAAAAAATGGCATTGATAAAAATTTCTTCCATCAACACCATTTATTATACAACCAAAATAAAACTATTGTATTGATACAATAGTTTTTTAAATTATTATAAATTTATTCATAAAATTGTAAAATAAGCCAAACATTGTCAAAGTTTTTATTTTTTAAATCTTCTTTTTTAATCCAAAAATAGATATGTCCAGAATCTTCAAACCTCAATTCATAATCATCAACTTCAATTGCATCCATTTGAAAAAGTAAAATCCAATCTTTACTATCTTTTATTACTTCTTCTCTATATTTTTTAGGTGAGTCGATCCCTCCCATGTAAAAACGTTTAGTTATAGCTGCACATTGTTCTTCCATAGAGCTTTGTATTACATCAGGATAACCAAGTAATTTTGTGTAACTATCAAGAGATTCCATATGTTTATTATAAATATCAAAATAAGCATCTTGAAAATCTTCATAATTATCAGCTACTTCTTTTCCTCCATTATGAATAATATCGAAATCTTCATAAGAAGGGTAACTAATATTTGCTTTAAAAGTAACTTTGAATTCTGGAACTTGACAATAATCTTTCATATCTTTTGGGAAATCAATTAATTCAAAGTTAGAAGTATCTTCAAAATAAAGAACTTTAGAGCAACCTTTATTCTTAAGTTCATATCCCCGCTCTTCTGTTTCTAATTCATAGAAGAAATATAACATTCCTGTACTTGGAAGTAATTTATCTTTATCAAAAGAATTTACTTCTTCTAAATTGATTTGAGCTAAAAAAGATAAAGGAAGTTCTTGATAATAAGGCCAAATAAAATCTTTTGGAAGATAAGGTTTTCCTCCAATTTTACTTTTATTTATGATTTCAGAATTATTATTAAGTTCAGTAGAAATAGTAATTTCATTCTTTTTAATATTAAGTAACATTTCTGACATTATTTTTTTAAAATCCATAAAAAAACTCCTTTTTATTTTTTATACTGTTTCTATTTTATTTTTGCTTAATTTAGAAATATATCTATTAAAATTATATTCTATACAAAATAGTGCTATTTTTCTTTTAACACTATTTTTACCTTTAACTTTTAATTTGCAATAGCTCCTAATTTTTATTTAAAGTAGAAATAAACTTAGTAACATTGTAAAATGAGCCAAATATCTTCAAAGTTCTTATTTGCTAAATCATCTTTTTTAATCCAAAAATAAATATGTCCAGAATCTCCAAACATCAATTCATAATCACTTGTTTCAACTGTGTCCATTTGAAAAAGTAATATCCAGTCTTTACTAGCACTTCTTATTTCTTTTTGATATTGTTTAGGATAAGATTCGACACCACCCATATCAAAACCTCTAGTTACAGCTTCACATTCTTCTTCCATTGGATTTTGAATTACTTCTGGATAACCAAGTAATTTTGTATAGTTATTATCAGGAATAAAAATTTCATCATATAAAGGAATAAAATCATTAAATGATATATCATGCTTTTTAAAAGCATCATCCTCTTTTAAAAGAAGATAAAAATTTTCATAAGAAGGTAAGCTAATATTCGATTTAAAAGTAACTTTAAATTCTGGGACTTCACAATAATCTTTCATATCTTTTGGAAAGTTAATCAATTCAAAGTTAGAAGTATCTTCAAAATAAAAAACCTTAGCACAACCTTTACTTTCAGGATGATATCCCCACTCTTCTGTTTCTAATTCATAGAAGAAATATAACATACCTTTATCTGGAAGTAAGTTATCTTTATCTAAAGATTTAACTTCTTCTAAATTGATTTGTGCTAAGAAAGATAAAGGAAGTTCTTGATAGTAAGGCCAAACAAAGTCTTTTGGAAGATAAGGTTTACCTCCAATCTTACTTTTATTTAAAATTTCATTATTTTCATTAGGTTCAGTAGAAATAGTAATTTCATTCTTTTTAACATTATTTAACATTTCTAACATAATTTTTTTAAAATCCATAATAAAGCTCCTTTACATAGTATTTTCTTTAGTATATCTTTTTAGAAAGTTTTTTGTCAATAAATAAGTATTATAAAATAAAATTTGATATAATAAAAAAAACTATATTTAAAAAGGATGTGAGAAAGATGAGAGAATATAATTTTAAAGCAAGTGATAGTACAGGTGAAATGTTAATGGGCTTAGGTTTTCCTTTTTCATTTATGGGAGTAGCTGGATTAATTTTGATGTTAAGATTAATTTTATTTCCTAAAATAAAATATTCAAGTTATGTGGATAATATATATTTAGAAAAATTTTTAATAGTTGTACCAGCATTAATAATAACAGCTTGTCTAATGAAAGTAATAAAAAAATATGCAATAAAAAATTATCTTATATATGAAGACAAAGAAATATTAAAAATAGAAAATGATAAAAAAATAATAGATTTAGCTTATACAGCTATAAAAGATGTAAAATTCAATAAAAAGGGAAATAAAATTTCTAAGTGCTATAAACTTATTATAAAAACAAATTCAAAAGATTTAAAGTTTTTTGTAAGAACAAAAGAAAATTATTTTGGTGGAGCTACTGAAGATGATTTTAATAATTTAGAAAATTTTTATTTCTTTCTTAGGAAGAAAATATCAAAATAAATTTTTTATAAAAAATTAGAAATTTTTACTAAATCTTAACAATCACTAAGTATAATTAAAATATAAATCAAAAAGGGGGAATTAAAATGCTAAAAAGAATACTTTTACCTGTATTTTTGTTTATTTTAATTGTTTTCGTGGTTGTTGAGACTTTAAAAATAAGTGTACTTATCCAAAATAAAGTTTCAAAAGAAATGATTAGTACTTCAGTTGAAAGAAATATATTTTTTAAATAAATTTTAGATATTTTATGGGGTTGTTGCAAATTCATAAAAAGTAAAAAATAGTTCGTTACTGAGTAAAATTTCCATTCGTAACTCACTTATTTTTTACTTTAGGATTGAAATTTTAATTTTGCAATAGTCCCATTTTTTATATGTTATACTGTAATAAATAAATAATTAAATTAAATATTTGAAGGAGTAGAGATGCACTTATTTTTCTTAACATTTTTTTTGCTATTAGTTATTTCAGCCATATTTTTTACTATCTTTGAGATAAATTTTGTCAAACATTTTTTAAAAATAGAAAATACAAAATACATAGTATTATTAAGAATATTGGAAACAATGACACCTTTTGTAACTTTGCTTATTGCAAGTGGACCTAGGGCAATACTTAAATCAGTATTTTCTGTCTTTTGTTCCTTATGTTTTTTATATCTTATAATCTTGATTATTGAATTTTTTAGAAAAAAGATAAATATGAAAGAACTTATAGTAAATTCTGTACTTTGTATCATAGATATTGCTTTAGTAACTATAGGTTTAATAATGATTTTTGGATTTTAGTAATAAGGAGGATAGTATGGATATAGAGATTTTTCTTTTCTTTTTTGTACCTTTTCTATTTACTTATGCATTAATGATAGGATTAGGATTTTTAGAAATTCAAATTTTAAAACATACTTTTAAAGTAAAAGATATTATATTAGTAATTTTATTGAAAATTTTTGAAATATTTTTTATATTCTCAGATAAAATAAATATAAAGTCTTTAAAAATTTTGGCAACTTTATATTTTACGGTTTTAATTTTTTATTTTTGTTTCAAAAAAATTACTACTAAAATTTTTTTTATATATATTTTACTTTTCTTTGTAGACTTATTCTTTATGCATTTAATTCTAGAATTAGGAGAGTCAATAATAATTATGCCTGCCTTCTAAATAGTAGAAATTAAATTAAAATAAAAAAATGAAAGAGGTTTAAAATGGAATTGATTTTTATTTTATTTATAATTTTAGCTCCAATTTCTTTTTTAACATTATTAGAAATAATAGTTTTAAAAGAGAGTTGTGAAAAGACTCTAAAATATTTAAAATTATTAAAAGATATAGAAATTTTTTTCTTTTTATCAAGTAATGGAGTAATATGGCTTATTATTTGTATTATAATATATTTTATAGTCTTAATTTTTGATTTTTATAAGAAGATTATAAATATAAAAGAATTTATAATAAGCATAATATACTATATCATTGATATAGTGTTAGCAATTTTGATTCTTTATAAAGTTGAGGATTCTTTATCAGTAGTGTTATCACAATAGTTATTTTTGTGCGACTTTGTAAATATATATGAGTTAAAAATAAAAATTCAGAAGGGAGCAATTATGATTTTATTATTCTTACTTTCATTTTCTATATTACCTATAATATTAACTTTTTTGGAAATACTTTTTGTAAAAAAAATCTTAAGTATAAAAAATATAAAGTATATAAGATTATTAAAAATATTTGAATTAATTACTCCTTTTATTGCCCTTATTGTTTCACAAGGACCTAGACAAGTTATTGGAATGACATTTTTAGTATTTTTTTTCTTATCTCTAACATATTTTGGAATTTTACTTTATGATGTTTTTAAAGGAAAAATAGATGGAAATGAGTTTACAATAAACTTTGTATTTTATTTAGTAGATATTGTATTGATGTTTTTATCTACATTAATAAATGTTAAAATAATTTTTTTATTTTAGTAACAAGGAGGATTAATGGATATTTTTGTTTTTTTAATTTTAAAATTATTTTTCTTATGGGCTATATTAACTATTTTTGAAGTAATTGTTATTAATAGTATGAAAGTTAGCACTTTTAAATATCTAAAATTATTAAAATTTTTAGAATTTTTTTATGTTATTTTAACAATCATTTCAACAGATTTTTATTTATATATAAGGCCAAAAGTTTTTTCTTATTTGATTTATTCACTTTTAATAACGATATACTTTGGAATTTTAATATATGATTTTTGGAAAAAGAAAATTACTAAAAAGGATTTTATAATCAATTTCTTATATTTCTTTATTGACATAGCATTAATTGTAGTATTATTGTATTTGATGATGATTTTAATGAGTGATTTTCCAAGTGTTTAAATACTATGAGGTGATAAAATGATAGCATTTATTTTTACAGTTCTATTATTAATAGCAACAATAGGAGGACTATTTACATTTTTTGAAATCTGTATTCTAAAATTATTTTTTAAAATAGAAAATTTAAAGTATATAAAATTTTTGAAAATTTTAGAAATAATGATAATTATTATTTCTTGTATTACCTTTATTTCTCTGAAAATATTAATCATATTTTTGTCCTTAATATATTTCATAATTCTAATTTATGATTTCTATAAAAAGAAAATAGATATAAAAAATTTTATAATTAATTTTGTCTTTTTGTTTGGTGATTTCTATGTAATGAATTTAGCTATTAAAATAACTTCTCAAAAATTACCTAATTTTTAAGTATGAATATGATATGTATGATATAATAGTATAAAAATAAAAAATAGGAGAGAGGAAAATGAAAGCTAAGTTTGATAAGATATATAAGGAAATAGTTGATACAATAGCAGAAAAAGGAATTTGGAGTGAAGGAAATGTTAGAACTAAATATGCAGATGGAACAGCTGCACATTATAAAAGCTATATAGGTTATCAATTTAGACTTGATAATTCAGGGGATGAAGCACATTTGATAACTTCAAGATTTGCACCAAGTAAAGCACCAATCAGAGAGCTATATTGGATATGGATATTACAATCAAATAATGTAAATATTTTAAATGATTTAGGTTGTAAATTTTGGGATGAATGGAAGCAAGAAGATGGAACTATTGGAAAAGCTTATGGTTACCAAATAGCACAAGAAACTTATGGTCAAAAATCTCAGCTTCACTATGTTATAAATGAACTTAAAAAGAATCCAAATAGTAGAAGAATTATGACAGAAATTTGGGTACCTAACGAACTTTCTGAAATGGCATTAACACCTTGTGTTCATCTAACACAATGGTCAGTGATTGGCAATAAATTGTATTTAGAAGTTAGACAAAGAAGTTGTGATGTGGCATTAGGTTTAGTTGCTAATGTATTCCAATATGCAGTTTTACATAAATTAGTAGCACTTGAATGTGGACTTGAAGCAGCAGACATAATATGGAATATTCATAATATGCATATCTATGACAGACATTATGATAAATTAATAAAGCAAGTTAATGGTGAAACATTTGAGCCTGCAAAAATTAAAATAAATAATTTCAAGTCAATATTTGATTTTAAACCTGATGATGTTGAAATTGTTGACTATAAATATGGAGAAAAAGTTAGCTATGAGGTGGCTATTTAATGGAAAAGAAGTATTATAAAAATTTAAAAATGATAGTTTGTGTTGGAAAAGATAATTTAATTGGAGATAGGACTCCTGATAAAAATAGTAATGGTATGCTATGGCATATAAAAGAAGAGCTGATGTATTTTAAAGAAAGAACTATGGGAAATACTGTCCTATTTGGTGGGACTACAGCAAAATATGTTCCTGTTGAACTTATGAGAAAAAATAGAGAAGTTATAGTTCTTCATAGAACTGTGGATGTACCTAAATTGATTGAAGATTTGACTCAAGAAAATAAGACTATTTTTGTTGCTGGAGGATATAGCATATA encodes:
- a CDS encoding YwqG family protein, which produces MDFKKIMLEMLNNVKKNEITISTEPNENNEILNKSKIGGKPYLPKDFVWPYYQELPLSFLAQINLEEVKSLDKDNLLPDKGMLYFFYELETEEWGYHPESKGCAKVFYFEDTSNFELINFPKDMKDYCEVPEFKVTFKSNISLPSYENFYLLLKEDDAFKKHDISFNDFIPLYDEIFIPDNNYTKLLGYPEVIQNPMEEECEAVTRGFDMGGVESYPKQYQKEIRSASKDWILLFQMDTVETSDYELMFGDSGHIYFWIKKDDLANKNFEDIWLILQCY
- the kdsA gene encoding 3-deoxy-8-phosphooctulonate synthase, translated to MLINDVNKVKVGNIVFGGKKRFVLIAGPCVMESQELMDEVAGGIKEICDRLGIEYIFKASFDKANRSSIHSYRGPGLEEGMKMLAKTKEKFNLPVITDVHEAWQCKEVAKVADILQIPAFLCRQTDLLIAAAETGKAVNIKKGQFLAPWDMKNIVVKMEESGNQNIMLCERGSTFGYNNMVVDMRSLLEMRKFNYPVVFDVTHSVQKPGGLGTATSGDREYVYPLLRAGLAIGVDAIFAEVHPNPTEAKSDGPNMLYLKDLEEILKTAIEIDKIVKGV
- a CDS encoding YwqG family protein; protein product: MDFKKIMSEMLLNIKKNEITISTELNNNSEIINKSKIGGKPYLPKDFIWPYYQELPLSFLAQINLEEVNSFDKDKLLPSTGMLYFFYELETEERGYELKNKGCSKVLYFEDTSNFELIDFPKDMKDYCQVPEFKVTFKANISYPSYEDFDIIHNGGKEVADNYEDFQDAYFDIYNKHMESLDSYTKLLGYPDVIQSSMEEQCAAITKRFYMGGIDSPKKYREEVIKDSKDWILLFQMDAIEVDDYELRFEDSGHIYFWIKKEDLKNKNFDNVWLILQFYE
- the thyA gene encoding thymidylate synthase encodes the protein MKAKFDKIYKEIVDTIAEKGIWSEGNVRTKYADGTAAHYKSYIGYQFRLDNSGDEAHLITSRFAPSKAPIRELYWIWILQSNNVNILNDLGCKFWDEWKQEDGTIGKAYGYQIAQETYGQKSQLHYVINELKKNPNSRRIMTEIWVPNELSEMALTPCVHLTQWSVIGNKLYLEVRQRSCDVALGLVANVFQYAVLHKLVALECGLEAADIIWNIHNMHIYDRHYDKLIKQVNGETFEPAKIKINNFKSIFDFKPDDVEIVDYKYGEKVSYEVAI
- a CDS encoding dihydrofolate reductase, whose product is MEKKYYKNLKMIVCVGKDNLIGDRTPDKNSNGMLWHIKEELMYFKERTMGNTVLFGGTTAKYVPVELMRKNREVIVLHRTVDVPKLIEDLTQENKTIFVAGGYSIYKYFLDNFEIDEIFLSTIKDSVEVKEAVEPLYLPNVEEYGYKVVEKKEYDEFIAYVYKK
- a CDS encoding nitroreductase — encoded protein: MNEVLRAIKERRSIRKYKSDMLPKEIIDQVIESGLYAASGKGQQSPIIISVTNKELRDKLSRMNCEIGGWKEGFDPFFNAPVVLVVLAPKDWANKTYDGSLVMGNMMLAAHALNIGSCWINRARQEFETEEGKEILKSLGIEGEYEGIGHCILGYIDGENPSVPARKANRVYYVD
- a CDS encoding UDP-N-acetylmuramoyl-L-alanyl-D-glutamate--2,6-diaminopimelate ligase gives rise to the protein MNVFSGVEYEVLRDVDLNRKYDGIEYDSRKVKENYIFVALEGANVDGHDYIDSAVKNGATCIIVSRKVEMKHKVSYVLIDEIRHKLGYLASNFYEWPQRKLKIIGVTGTNGKTSSTYMIEKLMGDTPITRIGTIEYKIGDEVFEAVNTTPESLDLIKIFDKTLKKKIEYVVMEVSSHSLEIGRVDVLDFDYALFTNLTQDHLDYHVTMENYFQAKRKLFLKLKDTNNSVFNIDDKYGKKLYDEFIEDNPEIISYGIDGGDLEGEYLDDGYIDIKFKEKVEKVKFALLGDFNLYNTLGAVAIAVKMGIKWEDILERISNIKAAPGRFEALNCGQDYKVIVDYAHTPDALVNVIVAARNIRNGNRIITIFGCGGDRDRTKRPIMAKAAENLSDIVILTSDNPRTESPEQIFADVKTGFAKNDDYFFEPDREKAIKLAINMAEKNDIILITGKGHETYHIIGTKKWHFDDKEIARREIVRRRMVENVN
- a CDS encoding carbon-nitrogen hydrolase family protein, with product MKKKKIKIALAQIKIKQKNIEENYKKIFEKIEEAAKENVDIICFPELATIGYTITADELQNLPEDFENTFIEKLQEKARLFQIHILVGYLESRTTKKSRDFYNSCIFIDNDGKILANARKVYLWKKEKTKFKAGNKFVVKNTKFGKIGILLCYDLEFPEPARIECLKGAEIIFVPSLWSFSAESRWHIDLAANSLFNLLFIAGCNAVGDSCCGKSKIVEPDGSTLIEASGTNEELLMATIDLEKISEIRAKIPYLTDLKK
- a CDS encoding nuclear transport factor 2 family protein encodes the protein MNNQLEQNKLNAIAFYKTMFDGDPEKAIELYVGDEYRQHNPVVADGKAGIIEYFTRMKKEYPIKEVRFVRAIAQGDLVALHTHQIWGEPYNKEYITMDFFRFDENNKIVEHWDSIQEVVKETKSGRTMY